One genomic window of Comamonas serinivorans includes the following:
- a CDS encoding class II glutamine amidotransferase → MCQLLGMNCNTPTDVTFSFAGFAQRGGRTDHHADGWGIAFFEGAGVRQFVDVEPACSSRLADFVRNYPIQSRNVISHIRKATYGKVMLENCHPFVRELWGRYWVFAHNGDLHGYAPRLHAGFHPVGGTDSEQAFCWLMQELAKSHASLPPIDELTLTLRELAPRIARFGTFNFLLSNGEALWAHATTKLCYIVRQHPFNTAQLADEDLSVDFQQVTTATDRVAVIATTPLTRNETWIPFESGELKVFVDGAVR, encoded by the coding sequence ATGTGCCAGCTATTGGGAATGAACTGCAACACGCCCACCGACGTGACCTTCAGCTTTGCGGGGTTCGCGCAGCGTGGCGGCCGCACCGACCACCACGCGGACGGCTGGGGCATCGCGTTTTTCGAGGGTGCGGGCGTGCGCCAGTTCGTCGACGTGGAGCCCGCCTGCAGCTCGCGCCTGGCCGACTTCGTGCGCAACTACCCCATCCAGAGCCGCAACGTCATCTCGCACATCCGCAAGGCCACCTACGGCAAGGTGATGCTGGAGAACTGCCACCCCTTCGTGCGCGAGCTGTGGGGCCGCTACTGGGTGTTTGCCCACAACGGCGACCTGCACGGCTATGCGCCGCGCCTGCACGCCGGCTTTCACCCCGTGGGCGGCACCGACAGCGAGCAGGCCTTCTGCTGGCTGATGCAGGAGCTGGCCAAGTCGCACGCCAGCCTGCCGCCCATCGATGAGCTGACGCTGACGCTGCGCGAGCTGGCCCCGCGCATCGCGCGCTTCGGCACCTTCAACTTCCTGCTCTCGAACGGCGAAGCCCTGTGGGCGCATGCCACGACCAAGCTCTGCTACATCGTGCGCCAGCACCCGTTCAACACCGCGCAGCTGGCCGACGAGGACCTGTCGGTGGACTTCCAGCAGGTGACCACGGCGACCGACCGCGTGGCCGTCATCGCCACCACGCCGCTGACCCGCAACGAAACCTGGATCCCGTTCGAGTCCGGCGAACTCAAGGTGTTCGTCGACGGCGCCGTGCGCTGA
- a CDS encoding Bug family tripartite tricarboxylate transporter substrate binding protein has protein sequence MRNARRSFLHWTLAATVAGTGTFGASLAHAQADYPAAGKTIRLIVPYPAGGGTDIIARSLGAELGQNLNATVIVENKPGASGMLGNTLVAKSPADGYTILLGITALIQAPAVYPKVTYQVSDFAPVSLIARSMDVFMVPRSSGITSLKDFIAKAKADKGMSFASYGNATSSHFNGEQFKRQAGVDLVHAPYAGSGPEMAAVLGAQVSSAFVDATAMSPHLKSDKLNFLAVTGTRRHPSLPNVPTFGELGFKGLEANGWFAMFVPAKTPQPIVDKLSAEVQKIVKTPAMTKRLADMGLMPAGSTAKEMAEVIQKDTPHWAGIAKTANIQID, from the coding sequence ATGCGCAATGCACGCCGCAGTTTTCTGCATTGGACCCTGGCCGCGACCGTGGCTGGAACCGGCACCTTCGGTGCGTCGCTGGCCCACGCCCAGGCGGACTACCCCGCTGCGGGCAAGACCATCCGCCTCATCGTGCCGTATCCGGCTGGCGGCGGCACCGACATCATCGCGCGCTCGCTGGGTGCCGAGCTGGGCCAGAACCTGAACGCGACGGTCATCGTCGAGAACAAGCCCGGCGCCAGCGGCATGCTGGGCAACACCCTGGTCGCCAAGTCGCCGGCCGATGGCTACACCATCCTGCTGGGCATCACGGCGCTGATCCAGGCGCCGGCGGTCTACCCCAAGGTGACCTACCAGGTGTCGGACTTCGCGCCCGTGTCGCTGATCGCCCGCTCCATGGACGTTTTCATGGTGCCGCGCTCGTCGGGCATCACCTCGCTGAAGGACTTCATCGCCAAGGCCAAGGCCGACAAGGGCATGAGCTTCGCCAGCTATGGCAACGCCACCTCGTCGCACTTCAACGGCGAGCAGTTCAAGCGTCAGGCGGGGGTGGACCTGGTGCACGCGCCGTATGCCGGTTCGGGTCCCGAGATGGCGGCTGTGCTGGGGGCTCAGGTGTCGTCGGCCTTCGTCGATGCCACGGCCATGAGCCCGCACCTGAAGTCGGACAAGCTGAACTTCCTGGCCGTGACCGGCACGCGCCGTCACCCCTCGCTGCCCAACGTGCCCACCTTCGGTGAGCTGGGCTTCAAGGGCCTGGAGGCCAACGGCTGGTTCGCCATGTTCGTGCCGGCCAAGACGCCGCAGCCCATCGTGGACAAGCTCTCGGCCGAGGTGCAGAAGATCGTCAAGACGCCGGCCATGACCAAGCGTCTGGCCGACATGGGCCTGATGCCGGCCGGCTCCACGGCCAAGGAAATGGCCGAGGTCATCCAGAAGGACACGCCGCACTGGGCGGGCATCGCCAAGACCGCGAACATCCAGATCGACTGA
- a CDS encoding MFS transporter gives MSSPDPRPSPALGPAAMRISPLAMLFVLASGFAVSQAFRTVGSILGLPLTQEFGLTTQMMGAWSAAFHLTFGLTQLAMGVAIDVYGPRRTVLCAAPWAVVGAVVCATAQSYTALLLGQGLIGLGCAPAFLACTVFIAREFESARFTALSGLCMSFASLGILFTGTPLAFIVEQWDWRAGYWALTGIAATSTALIYLLVRSKGAAPAPVSATGERPGFLKAVRELLPLLRMPHTAGLLCFALVSYAAFITLRGLWLGPLLQERHGLSLIAAGNVALIMTVGNLVGPAMFGRLDPGGRKRTRYMVGLALFGAVAFAIMAVAKSKWFDMAAAISYGYLAGYGVWQYAYVKSAYPAALTGRAMALLNTSMFLGVAFMQWLTGVVSTWAAAHGVETFEAALLTVAVMLALGALAFALLPQADGPPPG, from the coding sequence ATGTCCAGCCCCGATCCCCGTCCTTCGCCAGCCCTCGGCCCCGCCGCGATGCGCATCAGCCCCCTGGCCATGCTGTTCGTGCTGGCCAGCGGCTTTGCCGTCAGCCAGGCGTTCCGCACCGTGGGCTCCATCCTGGGCCTGCCGCTGACGCAGGAGTTCGGCCTCACCACGCAGATGATGGGCGCCTGGTCGGCGGCCTTTCACCTCACCTTCGGCCTCACGCAGCTGGCCATGGGCGTGGCCATCGACGTCTACGGGCCGCGCCGCACGGTGCTGTGCGCGGCGCCCTGGGCCGTGGTCGGGGCCGTGGTCTGTGCCACTGCGCAGTCGTACACCGCGCTGCTGCTGGGCCAGGGCCTGATCGGCCTGGGCTGCGCGCCGGCGTTCCTGGCCTGCACGGTGTTCATCGCTCGCGAATTCGAGAGCGCCCGCTTCACCGCGCTGTCGGGCCTGTGCATGAGCTTCGCGAGCCTGGGCATCCTGTTCACCGGCACGCCGCTGGCCTTCATCGTCGAGCAGTGGGACTGGCGGGCCGGGTATTGGGCGCTCACCGGCATCGCGGCAACGTCCACCGCCTTGATCTACCTCCTCGTACGCTCCAAGGGCGCGGCGCCTGCGCCGGTCAGCGCCACGGGCGAGCGGCCCGGCTTTCTGAAGGCCGTGCGCGAGCTGCTGCCGCTGCTGCGCATGCCGCACACGGCCGGGCTGCTGTGCTTTGCGCTGGTGTCGTACGCGGCCTTCATCACGCTGCGCGGCCTGTGGCTGGGGCCGCTGCTGCAGGAGCGGCACGGCCTGTCGCTGATCGCGGCGGGCAACGTGGCCCTCATCATGACCGTGGGCAACCTGGTGGGGCCGGCCATGTTCGGCCGGCTGGACCCCGGCGGCCGCAAGCGCACGCGCTACATGGTGGGGCTGGCGCTGTTCGGCGCCGTGGCCTTCGCCATCATGGCGGTGGCCAAGTCCAAGTGGTTCGACATGGCGGCGGCCATCAGCTATGGCTACCTGGCCGGCTACGGCGTGTGGCAGTACGCCTACGTGAAGAGCGCCTACCCGGCCGCGCTGACGGGCCGCGCCATGGCCTTGCTCAACACCAGCATGTTCCTGGGCGTGGCCTTCATGCAGTGGCTGACCGGCGTGGTCAGCACCTGGGCCGCGGCGCACGGTGTGGAGACCTTTGAAGCGGCCTTGCTGACCGTGGCCGTGATGCTGGCGCTGGGCGCGCTGGCGTTTGCGTTGCTGCCACAGGCCGACGGCCCGCCGCCGGGCTGA
- a CDS encoding serine hydrolase domain-containing protein, whose protein sequence is MSPTATAHRSATPPALPRARPEAVGLSSERLARLTARMQQGVDEGEIPGAVVWVARRGQVAYEQCFGLRDPQSGAPMTADALFRIASMSKPITSLAIMMLVEQGKLATSDPVEQYLPEFAQLTVGQLVTADDGTLTLNRVPLKRSMTVQDLLRHTSGLVYGFTGNHPIKQAYNQAKVGRHGDTNAEFVTKLAQLPLLHQPGAAWEYSVSTDVLGRIVEVVSGQGLDEFVAEHIAGPLRLVDTGFSAPASQASRSAYPQPEGPNLQLPPIPKPTDDLAFKSGGGGMVSTMADYARLCQFWLNGGELDGVRLLSRKTVALMTSNHLHPGIAMGPEMSFFGSHLPSAEMGQGFGLGFAVRTAPGLNPLPGSVGDFSWSGIYGTYFWVDPQEELFAVLMMQSTAMRVPYRIIMRNLVNQAIVD, encoded by the coding sequence ATGAGCCCCACCGCCACGGCGCACCGTTCCGCCACGCCCCCTGCCCTGCCCCGGGCCCGACCCGAAGCCGTCGGCCTGTCCAGCGAACGCCTGGCCCGCCTCACAGCCCGCATGCAGCAAGGGGTGGACGAGGGCGAGATCCCGGGCGCCGTGGTCTGGGTCGCGCGGCGCGGCCAGGTGGCCTACGAGCAGTGCTTCGGCCTGCGCGACCCGCAATCGGGCGCCCCCATGACGGCCGACGCGCTGTTCCGCATCGCCTCCATGAGCAAGCCCATCACCTCGCTGGCCATCATGATGCTGGTCGAGCAGGGCAAGCTGGCCACCTCCGACCCTGTGGAGCAGTACCTGCCCGAGTTCGCGCAACTGACCGTGGGCCAGCTGGTCACGGCCGACGATGGCACGCTGACGCTCAACCGCGTGCCGCTCAAGCGCTCGATGACGGTGCAGGACCTGCTGCGCCACACCTCGGGCCTGGTCTACGGCTTCACCGGCAACCACCCCATCAAGCAGGCCTACAACCAGGCCAAGGTCGGCCGGCATGGCGACACCAACGCCGAGTTCGTGACCAAGCTGGCGCAACTGCCGCTGCTGCACCAGCCGGGCGCCGCCTGGGAGTACAGCGTGTCCACCGACGTGCTGGGTCGCATCGTCGAGGTGGTCTCCGGCCAGGGGCTGGATGAATTCGTGGCCGAGCACATCGCCGGCCCGCTGCGGCTGGTGGACACCGGCTTCTCGGCCCCCGCCAGCCAGGCCTCGCGCTCGGCCTACCCGCAGCCCGAGGGCCCCAACCTGCAGCTGCCCCCCATCCCCAAGCCCACGGACGACCTGGCCTTCAAATCGGGCGGCGGCGGCATGGTGAGCACCATGGCCGACTACGCCCGCCTGTGCCAGTTCTGGCTCAACGGCGGCGAACTGGACGGCGTGCGCCTGCTGTCGCGCAAGACCGTGGCGCTGATGACCAGCAACCACCTGCACCCCGGCATCGCCATGGGCCCGGAGATGTCGTTCTTCGGCTCGCACCTGCCCAGCGCCGAGATGGGCCAGGGCTTTGGCCTGGGCTTTGCGGTGCGCACCGCACCGGGCCTGAACCCGCTGCCGGGCAGCGTGGGTGACTTTTCGTGGAGCGGGATCTACGGCACCTACTTCTGGGTCGATCCGCAGGAAGAGCTGTTCGCCGTGCTGATGATGCAATCCACCGCCATGCGCGTGCCCTACCGCATCATCATGCGCAACCTCGTGAACCAGGCCATCGTCGACTGA
- a CDS encoding tripartite tricarboxylate transporter substrate binding protein has translation MAPDTLATSHAVRGGWRRRTLALSLAACALGLPLAGQAADAWPTKPIQLLIPYPPGGSTDLIARPLSIRLQERLGQPVLLEYKPGAGGSVASQALARSKPDGYTFIMVLAAHAINDSLYPKLPYNTRKDFAPVSLVANLPMIVAGSKSLKARTIPELIAEAKANPGKLTFGSAGNGNTGHLAAELFSSMAGIKMTHVPFKGSAGVVNAMLAGEIDLTFDSISTSWPHVKDGRMNGLAVTSAQRSPLAPNVPTMQEQGVKGFDINGWYAILAPAGTPPAIVDRMSREIAAAVAEPALKAQLAASGYVPVGSTPEQLGQHIDAEMVRWAKVVKASGAKVE, from the coding sequence ATGGCACCCGATACCCTGGCAACTTCCCACGCCGTGCGCGGCGGCTGGCGGCGACGCACGCTGGCGCTGTCGCTCGCAGCCTGCGCCCTGGGCCTGCCCCTGGCGGGCCAGGCGGCCGATGCCTGGCCGACCAAGCCCATCCAGCTGCTGATTCCCTACCCGCCGGGCGGCAGCACCGACCTCATCGCCCGCCCACTGTCCATCCGGCTGCAGGAGCGCCTGGGCCAGCCGGTGCTGCTGGAGTACAAACCCGGCGCGGGAGGTAGCGTGGCCAGCCAGGCCCTGGCGCGGTCCAAGCCCGATGGCTACACCTTCATCATGGTGTTGGCCGCGCACGCCATCAACGACAGCCTCTACCCCAAGCTGCCCTACAACACGCGCAAGGACTTCGCACCGGTGTCGCTGGTGGCCAACCTGCCCATGATCGTGGCCGGCAGCAAGTCGCTCAAGGCCAGGACCATCCCCGAGCTGATCGCCGAGGCCAAGGCCAACCCTGGCAAGCTGACCTTCGGCTCGGCCGGCAACGGCAACACCGGCCACCTGGCGGCCGAGCTGTTCAGCAGCATGGCCGGCATCAAGATGACCCACGTGCCGTTCAAGGGCAGCGCCGGCGTGGTCAATGCCATGCTGGCCGGCGAGATCGACCTGACTTTCGACTCCATCTCGACCTCGTGGCCCCACGTGAAGGATGGCCGCATGAACGGCCTGGCCGTGACCAGCGCCCAGCGCTCGCCGCTGGCGCCCAACGTGCCCACGATGCAGGAGCAGGGCGTCAAGGGTTTCGACATCAACGGCTGGTACGCCATCCTGGCGCCGGCCGGCACGCCCCCGGCCATCGTCGACCGCATGAGCCGCGAGATCGCCGCAGCCGTGGCCGAGCCGGCGCTCAAGGCCCAGCTCGCGGCCAGCGGTTACGTGCCCGTGGGCTCCACGCCCGAGCAGCTGGGGCAGCACATCGACGCCGAGATGGTGCGCTGGGCCAAGGTGGTCAAGGCCTCAGGTGCCAAGGTGGAGTGA
- a CDS encoding cysteine-rich CWC family protein translates to MHPRSTLTPPPALNRAQTCPLCGQSNACAMAPGSAAPCWCMSADWTGQLAPALPADLPGDQCVCAACAQRLLATPPTPTR, encoded by the coding sequence ATGCACCCCCGCAGCACCCTCACCCCGCCCCCGGCGCTGAACCGGGCCCAGACCTGCCCGCTGTGCGGCCAGTCCAACGCCTGCGCCATGGCCCCAGGCAGCGCCGCGCCCTGCTGGTGCATGAGCGCCGACTGGACCGGCCAGCTGGCGCCCGCCCTGCCCGCGGACCTGCCGGGCGACCAGTGCGTGTGCGCCGCCTGCGCCCAGCGGCTGCTGGCCACCCCGCCCACCCCCACCCGCTGA